The region TAAAATAAAATTGACGGCTCGTGTTCGCAAAGGCGCAGGAAAGTCATATACCCGCAAAGCAAGAGCTGAAGGTTGGATTCCCGCTGCTTACTATGGTTTTGGTATTGAGCCCATTAAAGTTGAAGTCAATGCTCACGAATTTAATTTGATTGTTTCAAGAAAACAACACAACAAATTGGTCGAACTTGCGGGCGAAGGGCTTCCTAAGGACGCTGTTGCGGTTGTTCGTGAAAAACAGAAAGACGTAATTAAAGACTCTGTTTATTATCACATCGACTTTCAGGCGGTTGACGCAAAACGTCCCGTTAAGGCAAGAAGTTTCCTTAAATTGGTCGGAAACAGCGACGCGCTTAAGATGGGCGCTATCTTAAACCAAGCTATGTACGAAGTTGATTTGCAAGGTTTGTCGGATAAAATTCCGGAAATCGTGGAGTTGGATATCAGCAACCTCAAAACAGGCGATTCGGCTGTTGCGGGCGATGTTAAACTTCCCGACGGCGTAAGTTTGATTACGAACAAAGCGAGAGTTGTTGCGCGCCTTTTGGGAAAAACTAAGTAAGCTTTTTCGTCGGACCGAACAGGTGGGCGACGTTGAAATATTGCTTGGAATAGGGAACATCGGCGAAAAATACGTCGGAACGCGGCATAATATCGGCTTTGTTGTTGTGGAAAAGTTTGCCGAAAAAAACAGCCCTCGCACAAAAAAGAAGTTTAAGCATTCGCTGGTTTGGGAGTGTTCATTCGCGGGAAAGAAAATAGTTGTTTGTCAGCCTAATACTTACGTAAATAATTCGGGACTTGCGGCTAAAGAACTTTTTGGCTTTTACGGCGTTGCCGAAGACAAAATGCTTGTGGTTGTCGATGATTTCAACTTAAATCTTGCGGCAATGCGTTTCAGACAAAGCGGCTCGGACGGCGGACATAACGGACTTAAGTCGCTTGCTCAACATTCGTCAAAAGATTACGCAAGATTACGTTTCGGCATAGGACCGCTTCCCGAAAATGAAACGATTACCGATTTTGTTTTAGGAAAATTCAGCGCGGAAGAAGAGAAAATCGCGAATGAAAAACTTGATTTTGCGA is a window of Chitinivibrionia bacterium DNA encoding:
- the pth gene encoding aminoacyl-tRNA hydrolase encodes the protein MGDVEILLGIGNIGEKYVGTRHNIGFVVVEKFAEKNSPRTKKKFKHSLVWECSFAGKKIVVCQPNTYVNNSGLAAKELFGFYGVAEDKMLVVVDDFNLNLAAMRFRQSGSDGGHNGLKSLAQHSSKDYARLRFGIGPLPENETITDFVLGKFSAEEEKIANEKLDFAIEAIESYFVNGIVATMNKYNSK
- a CDS encoding 50S ribosomal protein L25, translated to MDKIKLTARVRKGAGKSYTRKARAEGWIPAAYYGFGIEPIKVEVNAHEFNLIVSRKQHNKLVELAGEGLPKDAVAVVREKQKDVIKDSVYYHIDFQAVDAKRPVKARSFLKLVGNSDALKMGAILNQAMYEVDLQGLSDKIPEIVELDISNLKTGDSAVAGDVKLPDGVSLITNKARVVARLLGKTK